The following coding sequences are from one Campylobacter showae CSUNSWCD window:
- the coaBC gene encoding bifunctional phosphopantothenoylcysteine decarboxylase/phosphopantothenate--cysteine ligase CoaBC → MLKNKKILLAVCGSIAFYKAYEILSALKKEGADVRVMLSEGALKFCSEAGFEALCEHKILTSRTESWQDGLNHIAYAKTDLILIAPASVNTINKLASGICDNVFMQTLIASPAPLLIAPAANDKMINHFATRKNFEFLAENGASFIEPVEKILACGDMGKGALADVSTIIYETKRMLTEPKFKGQKVIVTGGATSEKIDDVRAITNFSSGKMSRALANAFYYAGADVTLIASFETANAPYKTLKFQSSAELKELLHANLTDANLLAMTAAVSDYTPKTKFEGKLKKQNLGEIWTLELAQNDDVLASLADFKNVKKIGFKMEMDAANAIQNAKNMLEKKSLDAVCLNVLGGDINFGSDSTQITFITRHDAQNIALTSKEDAARQIVNLATKL, encoded by the coding sequence ATGCTAAAAAATAAAAAAATTTTGCTCGCGGTTTGCGGCAGTATCGCGTTTTATAAAGCTTATGAAATTTTATCCGCGCTAAAAAAAGAGGGCGCGGACGTGCGGGTTATGCTTAGCGAAGGAGCGCTCAAATTTTGCTCGGAAGCGGGCTTTGAAGCGCTGTGCGAGCATAAAATTTTAACCTCGCGCACGGAGAGTTGGCAGGACGGACTAAATCACATCGCCTACGCCAAAACCGATCTAATCCTCATCGCGCCCGCGAGCGTAAATACGATAAACAAGCTTGCAAGCGGCATTTGCGACAACGTATTTATGCAGACTCTGATCGCTAGCCCGGCTCCCCTACTCATCGCGCCAGCGGCCAACGACAAAATGATAAATCACTTCGCCACACGCAAAAATTTCGAGTTTTTAGCGGAAAACGGCGCGAGTTTTATCGAGCCGGTAGAAAAAATCCTAGCATGCGGCGACATGGGTAAAGGCGCGCTGGCAGACGTTTCTACGATCATCTACGAAACAAAAAGAATGCTAACGGAGCCAAAATTTAAAGGACAAAAGGTGATCGTAACGGGTGGCGCTACGAGCGAAAAGATCGACGACGTGCGGGCGATCACGAATTTTTCTAGTGGCAAGATGTCGCGAGCGCTTGCCAACGCATTTTACTACGCGGGCGCGGACGTGACGCTGATAGCTAGCTTTGAGACAGCAAACGCTCCTTATAAAACGCTAAAATTTCAAAGCTCGGCGGAGCTAAAAGAGCTGCTACACGCAAATTTGACGGACGCAAATTTACTCGCGATGACTGCTGCGGTTAGCGACTACACCCCAAAAACCAAATTTGAAGGCAAGCTAAAAAAGCAAAATTTAGGCGAAATTTGGACGTTGGAGCTCGCTCAAAACGATGACGTTTTGGCCTCTTTGGCGGATTTTAAAAACGTAAAAAAAATCGGCTTTAAAATGGAAATGGACGCCGCAAACGCTATACAAAACGCAAAAAATATGCTTGAGAAAAAGAGCCTTGACGCCGTTTGCCTAAACGTGCTTGGCGGCGATATAAATTTCGGCTCGGATAGCACGCAAATAACCTTTATCACGCGCCATGACGCGCAAAATATCGCGCTAACATCCAAAGAGGACGCGGCGCGGCAAATCGTAAATTTAGCAACCAAGCTATGA
- a CDS encoding PepSY-associated TM helix domain-containing protein, whose amino-acid sequence MLSFVRKLLRRNQFLFNLHLILSIIFAVPLLVIGVTGAILSYQHELEELINLNAAKVEKTGEMLSVEKILQSFSEQTGVKQPARLVLPKSENEAIKIYASNSDAYLVDPYTAQIIGKDYGVAFVRVAMSLHRNLGLALTGNKTAGEVGKQIVGASTVAMIVLVISGVWLHFPRLKRKFAEAVKPNFKLKKYALFHNLHTSFGVLSAAIYLIICLTGLMWSYRWYNGAVTGVFVSEQNLPKETAQKDGAPAKAEGKKSAEYKFSDVQKAYEIFRSSGIEYKEFSLMLAAGDKINVRYYEPDAPNTARPKMTAVNVKDGKMAEQKQTEGITVGMVKSTNYQLHTGYFFGIAGKILWSVVSLLMALFIFSGFYMTAKRAFKPKKA is encoded by the coding sequence TTGCTTTCGTTTGTTAGAAAACTCTTAAGAAGAAATCAATTTTTGTTTAACCTTCACCTGATTTTATCGATTATTTTTGCCGTTCCGCTACTCGTTATCGGCGTTACGGGAGCGATTTTATCGTATCAGCACGAACTTGAGGAGCTTATAAATTTAAACGCCGCCAAGGTCGAAAAAACCGGTGAAATGCTAAGCGTTGAGAAAATCTTGCAAAGCTTTAGCGAGCAAACGGGCGTTAAGCAGCCAGCAAGGCTCGTGCTACCAAAAAGCGAAAACGAAGCGATCAAAATTTATGCTAGCAATAGCGATGCTTATCTGGTCGATCCATATACCGCGCAGATCATCGGCAAGGACTACGGAGTCGCCTTCGTGCGCGTGGCGATGTCGCTGCACCGAAATTTGGGCCTTGCGCTAACTGGAAATAAAACCGCGGGCGAAGTGGGCAAGCAGATCGTGGGCGCTAGTACGGTTGCGATGATAGTGCTCGTGATAAGCGGCGTTTGGCTGCATTTTCCTAGGCTAAAACGTAAATTTGCCGAGGCGGTGAAGCCAAATTTTAAACTCAAAAAATACGCCCTTTTTCATAACCTGCACACGAGTTTTGGCGTCCTAAGCGCAGCGATCTATCTCATCATCTGCTTAACAGGGCTCATGTGGTCGTATCGCTGGTATAACGGCGCTGTGACGGGGGTTTTTGTTAGCGAGCAAAATTTGCCAAAAGAGACCGCGCAAAAAGACGGAGCGCCCGCAAAAGCAGAGGGTAAAAAGAGCGCCGAGTATAAATTTAGCGATGTGCAGAAGGCTTATGAGATATTTAGATCAAGCGGCATAGAGTATAAGGAATTTAGCCTGATGCTCGCGGCCGGAGATAAGATAAACGTCAGATACTACGAACCTGACGCGCCAAACACCGCTCGTCCGAAAATGACCGCCGTGAACGTAAAAGATGGCAAGATGGCCGAGCAAAAGCAAACTGAGGGCATAACCGTAGGCATGGTAAAGAGCACGAACTATCAGCTGCATACGGGATATTTTTTTGGGATTGCGGGTAAAATTTTGTGGTCGGTCGTTTCGCTTTTGATGGCGCTATTTATCTTTAGCGGCTTTTATATGACGGCAAAAAGGGCGTTTAAGCCGAAAAAGGCCTAG
- the glmU gene encoding bifunctional UDP-N-acetylglucosamine diphosphorylase/glucosamine-1-phosphate N-acetyltransferase GlmU, producing MSDIGVVVLAAGLGTRMKSTKPKVLFELCGEPMIIHILRKAYEISSDVSVVLSYQKELVGAKIKEIFPQTKIYEQNLKDFPGTAGALKNIPLNSEKTLILCGDMPLIKTNDLIRLSAGNADIALSVFEAADPYGYGRVIINNGKVEAIVEQKDATETQKMIKSANAGCYCFKSEVLREILPLIGNENSQKEFYLTDAIKIANERGLKCWAINVEEQNFMGINDKFQLSIAQNLMQDEIKKNLMKSGVLMRLPNSIYIDSRAKFEGECVIEENVSVIGECVIKNSVIKSGSVVENSVIEDSNIGPLAHLRPKCEIKNTHIGNFVELKAARLNGVKAGHLSYLGDCEIGPGSNVGCGTITCNYDGKAKHKTIIGKNVFIGSDTQLVAPVKVGDDVLIAAGSTVTSDVPSGALAISRTKQVNKEGFFYKFFNDAKSDENAKK from the coding sequence ATGAGCGATATCGGCGTAGTGGTGCTTGCCGCGGGGCTTGGCACGAGGATGAAATCAACCAAACCAAAGGTGCTTTTCGAGCTTTGCGGAGAGCCGATGATTATCCATATTTTGCGCAAAGCTTACGAGATCAGTAGCGACGTGAGCGTAGTTTTGAGCTATCAAAAAGAGCTAGTAGGAGCCAAAATCAAAGAGATTTTCCCTCAAACTAAAATTTACGAGCAAAATTTAAAGGATTTCCCGGGCACTGCGGGCGCGCTAAAAAACATCCCGCTAAATAGCGAAAAAACGCTGATTTTGTGCGGAGATATGCCGCTTATCAAAACCAACGACCTAATCCGCCTAAGCGCGGGAAACGCAGACATTGCTCTTAGCGTTTTTGAGGCGGCAGATCCGTACGGCTACGGCCGCGTGATCATAAATAACGGCAAAGTAGAGGCCATCGTAGAGCAAAAAGACGCAACCGAGACGCAAAAAATGATAAAAAGCGCAAACGCCGGCTGCTACTGCTTTAAAAGCGAAGTTTTGCGCGAGATTTTGCCTCTCATCGGCAACGAAAACTCGCAGAAAGAATTTTACCTAACCGACGCGATCAAAATCGCAAACGAGCGCGGTCTAAAATGCTGGGCAATCAACGTCGAAGAGCAAAATTTCATGGGTATAAACGATAAATTTCAGCTTAGTATCGCCCAAAATTTGATGCAGGACGAGATCAAGAAAAATTTGATGAAAAGCGGCGTGCTAATGCGGCTACCAAATAGCATTTACATCGACTCTAGAGCCAAATTTGAAGGCGAATGCGTCATTGAAGAAAACGTAAGTGTCATCGGAGAGTGCGTAATCAAAAACTCCGTCATCAAAAGCGGCTCAGTCGTAGAAAACTCCGTCATCGAGGACTCCAACATAGGCCCTCTAGCGCACCTGCGCCCAAAATGCGAGATCAAAAACACCCACATAGGAAACTTCGTCGAGCTAAAGGCAGCCAGGCTAAACGGCGTTAAAGCAGGCCACTTAAGCTATCTGGGCGACTGCGAGATAGGCCCTGGCTCAAACGTAGGCTGCGGCACGATCACGTGCAACTACGACGGCAAAGCCAAACATAAAACTATAATCGGCAAAAACGTCTTTATCGGCTCGGACACGCAGCTAGTAGCTCCCGTAAAAGTCGGCGACGACGTGCTAATCGCGGCGGGAAGCACCGTAACTAGCGACGTACCAAGCGGCGCGCTAGCCATCAGCCGCACGAAACAGGTAAATAAAGAAGGCTTTTTTTATAAATTTTTTAACGACGCGAAAAGCGACGAAAATGCTAAAAAATAA